The genomic window TCGCGCTTCAGCTTCATCAGGGTGCGGGCCGAGATCTCCTGGGCCGTGTAATCCTTGTCGTCGATCTTGGTCGACCAGTCGGTGCCCATGTGCCGCTTGACGGAGCGGATGGTGCGGTCGACGTTGGTGACCGCCTGGTTCTTCGCCGACTGACCGACGAGCACCTCGCCGTTCTTGGCGAAGGCGACGACGGACGGGGTGGTGCGGGCACCCTCGGAGTTTGCGATAACGACGGCCTCGCCGCCCTCCAGGGCGGAGACGACCGAGTTCGTCGTTCCAAGGTCAATGCCAACTGCGCGTCCCATAATTTTCCTCCTGTTGTTGTTGTTTTCTTCAAGTTGACTGTCTCTGACTCAACTTCTGAAACCACTGTATCAGATCACTTGAGTTGAGTGCACTCAACCTCACACTGCCTTCAACGACCCTACCCACAAACTTGTTCCCGATGGGCTCAACTTTCCGCATTTCTCTGCTCGACGCGCTGACCTCCGCCCTTTCCGCCGCCTCGGCGCGCCGCCCCTCCCCAGCTAAGGAGACGTATGCTGGCACGGGTAAAGAACGAATCCGCGCGAATGCAATTTCGCTCGCTTGCAAGAGGACGGAGAGGCGATGGAAAGCCACAACAAACGCGAGTCGGACGATTTCGCCGACAAGGTGCCGGGCCTCGTGGACAACCAGGAAACGGCCGTCGAATCAGCGCAGGCTCCCCGCGCCAACCCCGGGGTCCCGAGCACTGAATCCGCCAAGGAGCTCTACGACCGCTCCGCCATCCTCGCCCGCGACGGCAAGGTCATCGCCGGCTGGGGACTGCGGTTCATTGTCGTGGTCATCGCGGCGTTCATCGCCTTCCGGCTGTTGAGCTATATCTGGGTGGGCCTGCTGCCAGTCATTCTGGCGCTGATCATCGCCACGCTCCTGTGGCCGCCGACCCGGAAGTTGCGCAACTTGGGCGTGCCGGCCGCGCTCGCCTCACTGTTGTCAATCGTGATTTTTCTCGCCCTCATCATCGGAGTCTTCGCCGCGATGGCTCCGACCGTGCGCAGCCAGGGTGGCCAGATCGTGGATCAGCTCGTCGACGGAGTGAACTCCATCATTGACTGGCTGCAGGGACCGCCGTTGAACCTGGACACCGGCAGCATCAACCTCGACCAGGTCGTCAACGACGCCGTGACGTTCCTGCAGGAGCAGTCGCAGAACATTATTTCGGGGGTCACTTCGGGCATCTCCATCGCTACGACGGTGGTGGCCACCATGTTCATCATGGCCGTGGTCACCTTCTTCATGCTCAAGGACGGCGACCGCTTCCTGCCGATGGTGCGTCGCTACACCGGCTCCAACGCTGGCTGGCACCTCTCTGAGGTGCTGACCCGCAGCTGGAACACGCTGTCCGGCTTCATCCGCACCCAGGCGCTGGTCTCCTTCGTCGACGCCTTCTTCATCGGCATCGGCCTGATCATCCTGCAGGTCCCGCTCGCCCTGGTACTGGCGGTAATCACCTTCTTCGCCGGTTTCATCCCCATCGTCGGTGCCTTCACCGCCGGCGCCTTGGCGGTGATCATCGCCTTGGTGACCAACGGCTTCACCAACGCCCTGCTGGTGTTGGCGCTGATCATCGTCGTCCAGCAGGTGGAGGGCAACGTCCTCCAGCCGGTGCTGCAGTCCAAGGCGATGAACCTGCACGCCGCCATCGTGTTGCTGAGCGTGACCGTCGGTTCGGCGCTCTTCGGGATCCTCGGCGCCTTCCTCGCCGTGCCCATCGCCGCCGTGGTGGCGGTGTGGATCCGCTACCACTCCGAGATGGTGGCGCTACGTGCCGGCGAGATCACCATCGACGACGTGGAGATAGCCACGTCGAGGGGGCAGTCGATGAGCTCGAGGGAAGCCTTCATCGCCGTGCGCGACCATCTGAAAAACATTGGCGCCCGCAAGCCCTCCGGCAGCGGCAGCACCGCGGCCAGCAAGTCGGGCGACTACGATCTCGCCGAGTCAGCCTCCGAACACGACTTGATGGACGACGTCACCGAGGGCGCTGTCGCCGGCGACGAATCCAAGGGGTCCACGCCCTCGTCGGAACGCGAGTGAGGCATCCCCTGCGCAGGCCCGGAACCTAGTTCTCGACCTGCGAGCTGGGGGTGCTGCCGCCCCGGTCGCCGCCGTCCCGGCGGTCGGCGTCGTCTCCCCCGCCATGGGCCTCCCGCAGTTCCCGGGCCTCCTGCTCCAGTTTCTCGTCGGACTTCTTCTGCTTCTTCGCCTTTTTCACCGCACGCGGGGGCAGCTGAATGTTGTCTTCCGCGGGCAGGTCCGCCTGCAGCTCCCGGGCGCGCTCTACCTCAGCGTCGACCTCGACGCCGAGCAGCAGAACGATGTTGAACACCCACAGCGTCAGCAGCAGGGCCATGACGCCGCCGACCGCGCCGTAGGAGCTGTACCCGCCGAAGAAGCGGAAATAGATGTACAGGGCGACGCCGGCGATGACGATGCCCAGGATGGCGACCACGGAGCCGAGGCTCAGCCAGGTGAATTTCGGGGGCCGGACGTTCGGCGTGTAATGGTAGAGCACCGCGACCAGAACAATGAGTAGCGCCAAGATGACCGGCCACTTCACCCACGCCCACACCGGCAAGAATGTCTCGGTCATGAACGTCAGTGCCCCACCGAGACCCAACGGTTCGGCGATCGGGCCCAACAAGGCGGACACCAGGGCCTCGTTAAGCGCTAAGGCGACCAAGATCAGGACGAGGCCGAGCAGCATGGCCAGGGTGGTCAGCAGCATGGTGGCGGTCTGCATGACCAATCCGCGCCCTTCCCCGCGCGCGTAAATGATGTTGGAGCTGCGCGAAAAGGCCTTGACGTAGGCGGAAGCCGACCACAAAGCGGTGGCGATGCCGATGATCAGCGCGATCACGCCGCCAGTGGCGGAACCGGTCAGGGTCCCTATCAGGTCGAGGACCAAGTCCTGGTAATCCGCGGGCACGTACTCCTGCGCCCATTGATCCAACATCGAGGTGACGGTGTCCGCGTTGTTGCGCAACACCAGTGAGATGATGGAGAAGACCGCCAGCAAGGCCGGCGCCAGCGATAAGACCGTGTAATAGGTGAGCATGCTGGCCAAGTCGGTCACGCCGTCGGAAGAAAATTCCTTGACGGCACGCTTGAGGGCGTACTTCCAACTGGCCCCGGTCAGTTTCGCGGGGCCGTCTGGCTTTTCGTCGCTTTCCGGTGGCGGCGCATCGGCCGCCTCCAGGGTTTCGTCCACGTAATCCTGATCCGGCATGACGCGTCTTTCCTTTCGCTCTCCCGACCTGCCTGGGCGAAGGCTCGTATAAAATATTTCTTCTGCCCCAGTGCCCTCAGCATAAGCGGGCATCGCCCTTTCCCGCAGCGCCGTTCGGGGTGCGCCAGGGACGTTATAACAGTCCTCTTTCCTCCCGCAATGACCTCGCCACTTTGACGCGCCGAAAAAAATTCACCCAAACTCCCTGGTCATTAAAGCATGGTCGCCAATACTGCAGTGATCATAGACACTTTCCTTGAGGAGCAATTAGCTCTGAGCCATATGTCAGACGAAGACATTGACCTGAACTTTAAGGACATCTCTCATGACGACTAACTCAGATTCCGGGAACGAAAACCCGACCGCGCAAGCCGCCCAAGATGAGGCAGGACAGGTCGCCGATAAGGCGCAGGACGCTGCCCGCGAGGTAGCCGGCACCGCCCAACAGGAAGCTCGCCAGGTCGCTGACGAGGCCACCGAGCACGTCAAGTCTCTCGGCGCCTCCGCCCAGGACGAGCTCTTTTCCCAGGCCTCCACCCAGCAGCAGCGTCTGGCGGAGCAGTCGCGTACGGTCACCGACGACATCCACCGTATTTCCCGCGGGGAACGCCCCGAGTCCGACCTGGTCACCAGGTTCGTCAGCATGGCCGCTCAGCGGGCCGAGGATTTCACCACGCAGCTGGAGAACAAGCAGCCGAAGGAACTACTCAACGACGTGCGTCGTTTCGCGGCCCGCCGCCCCGGCGCATTTTTGGCCATCGCCGCCGGGGTCGGGCTCGTCGCAGGGCGATTGACCCGCGGTCTGAGCGATAACGACGATGACGATGACCAGGCAGTCAGCTCGACGCCACGCCAGCAGCTCAGCACCACTGCGCGCGAGGACACGACGCCGGCCACCCCGGCCGCTGCCGATAGCAGTCTTGCTGGTCTGACCCCGGAAAACACCCCGGGCGACACACTGGATACCAGTGGCAAGCACCATCTGACGGGTGATCCGGATGCCTCCCTCGAGGGCTACCTTCCCGAGAGCCCCGTCATTGACCCGGAGGAGCGCCGATGAGTTCCACTCCGCACGACAACCCCCTCGGACGCCCGGACCCGAGGCTGGAAGGGGCCGGGGCGCACGCCGCCTCCGATGACCTTCCCATGACCGAGCCGGAGGTCCGCGCCCGCACCGAATCCCTCGGCGAGATGTTCTCCAGCTTTGCGGACCACTTCTCCACGCTCATGCGCCAAGAACTCGCACTGGCCAAAGCTGAGGCCACCGACACCGCCAAGAAAGCGGGCACCGGGGCCGGCATGTTCGCCGGCGCCGGCGTGGCCGCCTTCTTCCTGCTGATGTTTCTCTCGCTGGCCCTGATGTGGGCTCTCGGCAGCGTCATCCACCTGGGCTGGGCCGCGTTGATCGTCGCCGGTGTGTGGGCCATCGCCCTGGCTGTGTTGGCCGTGATCGGCAAAAACCGCTTCAACGAGATGAAGGGCCTGCCCCAGACCCAGGACACCATGCAAGACATTCCCCCGACCGTTAACCCGAGCAAGGAGACCCCATGAGTAATCCGAATCCGAACGAGATCCGCCGCGACATCGATCAGACCCGGGCCGAGCTGGGACGCGACGTCGACGCGCTCGCCGAAAAGATGGACCCCAACAAGGTCGTCGACCGACAGACCGAGAAGGTCCGCAACAAGTGGACCGATATCAAAGAGTCTGTCATGGGCTCTGCCGACGACCACGACGGGCCTGGCGCGATCCAGCAGGCCGGCGACAAGGCCAGCCAGATGGCTGATCAGGCACCGGAGACCATCAAGCGACGCACCCGCGGCAATCCGCTGGCCGCCGGCCTGATCGCCCTCGGGGCTGGCTGGTTGATCGGCTCGCTGATCCCGGCCAGCCGCGCCGAGCAAGACGCGGCGAGCACCGTGAAGGACAAGGCGCAGCCGGCCATGGAGGAAGCGAAGTCAGCCGCCCAGGAGATGGGCGAGAATCTCAAGCCGCAGGCGCAGGAAGCCGCCGATTCCCTCAAGGGATCCGCCCAGGACAGCATGGACCGGGTGAAGGGCGAAGGCCAGGACCGGGCCCAGGACCTGCAGGAGGATTCTCAGCAGGCCGCCCAGCGGGTGCGGGACACCGCCCAGGACTCCTGATCTTTTAGTTCCACGACCGCACGACCGCGACCGCCCGGGCCAATTCCCGGGCGCCGCGGTCCACCGCGTCGAACCAGGTGAGCGAAGCCGCCTCGTCCGCCGAATCGCTGACCTGCTTGAGCAAGGTCACCGGCACCCCGTAGGCGGCGCCGACGCGGGCCACGGCGTAGCCTTCCATGTCCACGAGCTCGGCACGGCCGGCCAGGCGCGTGCGGGTCTCCGAGTCGGAGATGAAGGCGTCGCCGGTGGCCAGCGTGGCCTTCGGCAGATCGGTGACGGCCGGGATCTCCACGAGGTTCGGGTAGGGGCGGCCCGTCATGATGGAGATCATGTCGTCGGAAAAATCGTGCTGGAGCGCCGAGGTGATCTCGTAGACGCCGGCATGGCCGTCGATGAGTGCCCCGGCGGTGCCGACGTTGATTAGCCTGCCGGGCAGCCCGTCCGCCAGGCGACGGCTAAGCGCGATGGTCGCGTTGATGGTGCCGACGCCGGTGACCAGCACATCGCTGCCCGGGGGCAGGTGCGCGGCTTCCTCGGTGGTGGCGGAAACGAACAGAATCTCGGAAGCGGTCATCCCCCGACATTAGCCTCTCGCGTCGTCGGGGCCGTTTCCCCCTGGGGCTCCTGCTGCTGGTCTTCCTGCGGATCGGGCTGAGGGTTACGGCGGGCCCGCCGTACGCCCACCACCGCCAGCGACAGGCCGACGGCGAGGACCGCGGCGACCACGGCGGCCTGCACGCCACCGGCGGCGCCGAGAGCCGCGAGCACGGTGGGCAGGTTGATCGCGACGAGGAAGGTGCCGACGATCCCGCCGAGGAAGACGGCGTTGATGCGGGTGACCAGCCAGGCGGCGATGGGCGCGCCGACACATCCGCCGATCAGCAGCGCGACGACGGCGGCCATGTTGGCCACCAGGTCGTCCCACAAGCCGATGACAAAGCCCAGGGTCGCCGCCAGCGAGACGAGGAATTCGGCGGTGTTGACGGTGCCGATGATCCGGCGCGGTTCGCTGCGGCCCATCGACAGCAGCGTCGAGGTGGTCACCGGCCCCCAGCCCCCGCCGCCGGAGGCGTCGATGAAGCCGCCGAAGACGCCCAGCCCGCCGAGGAAGCCCGTCGAATGCGGCCGCGTGTTCAGCGTGCGTCGCGTTCTGCCGCGGGAGAAGCGCCAGACCAGGTTGGCTCCGATCGCCGCCAGGATCAACGCCATCACTGGGCGGGCGGCCTCCGAGGAGATGTGCGACAGCACCGTCGCGCCGGTGAAGGAGCCGACGGCGCCCGGCACGCCGATCTTGAGCACGACCTTCCAGTCCACGTTGCCGAAGCGCCAATGACTCAGGCCGGACACCAGCGTGGTGCCCACCTCTGCGGTGTGTACCACGGCGGAGGCCATCGCCGGGGTCAGCGCCGCCAGCGTGATGAGCATGGTCGTGGACGTCACGCCGAAGCCCATGCCCAGGCCGCCGTCGACGAGTTGGGCGGCGAAGCCCGCGAGCGCGATCAGGATCAGGGTCGTCATCGTGGTGTCCTTATCTCAAGGCGGCGGCGTAGCGGGCCGCAACGAGCGGCGCCAGGTCGGGAAACAGCGGGGCGGAGATGCTCGAGTCCGCGCTGAGGGAGGACGCCGCCTTGTCCAGCAGCAGTCCGTGGGTGACAAAGAGTGGGAGCACGTGGATGGGGCCGTGTTCGGCCTCCACGTCGGTGAGCGTGCGGGTGGCGTTGGTGGCGGGCACGACGTCCACGGGGCGGTCGAGTCGCTCGGCGACCAATGCCGCGAGGGCGTCGACGTCGTCCTGCGACTGCTTCCGGGACGAGCCCACCGGGTAGAGCACCAGGCGGGCGTCGGCGGGGGCGTCGGCGCGAGCGCGCTCGGCGAGAATGTCCGCCAGGTCCGGGCCGCTGCCCAGGCCGTCGGCCAAGATGAGTTTCACGCCGTGGTCTCGTTCGGCCTCCCCGATCTCGGCGGGGACGTCCTCGGTGGTGTGGTATCCGCGGGTGAACAGCAGCGGCACCACCACGGCTTCGCGGTCGTCGCCGAGCGTGCTGACGACGAAATCGAGGGTGAGGCGGTGAAACTCCAGATGGGCGATGGCCGCTGATCGTGTCTGCGGCTGAAGCAGCGGCAGCGTGGCCGCGGCCAACTTCGCCACCCCGGCGTGCGCGTGCGGGTGCCGGGATCCGTGGGACAGGACGATCAGCGGCGGGGCCATCAGCGCAACCTGGTTCCCACGAAGCCGGCGGCCAGGGTGGTGCCGGAGGATTTGTCGATGACCAGGAAGTTGCCGACGGCGCCGCGGGCGGCGTAGTCCTCGACGAGCAGCTCGCTCGCGACCTCGACGGTGACGTGCGCGATGTCGTTGAGGCCCAGGGACCCCGGCGATTCCTTGTCACCGGCGGCGTCGTCGATGTCGAGCACGCGGTCGACGGAGGCGATGCGGCCGCGGATCAGGGAGGTGCCGTAGCGAATCTTGACGGTCTGGCCCGCCCGCACGTCTTGCTCGGTCAGGCCCACGACGGTGGCCGCGAAGGAGCGGACCGGTTCGGGGCGCTGCGGGCCGGTGATCAGGTCGCCGCGGATCAGGTCGATGTCGTCGGCGAGCCGCAGCGTGACGGACTCTCCGGCGGCGGCGGTCTGCGCGGCGGCCAGGCCGTCGGCGGTGTCGATGTGGGTGACCGTGGTGGTGCGGCCGTAGGGCAGGGTGATCTCGTCGCCGACGGAGACGGAGCCGGCCTCGATGCGGCCGGCGTAGCCGCGGTAGTCGGTGGCGTGCTCGCGGATGACGTACTGGATCGGCAGGCGGAAGTCGTGCTCGTCGGCGCGGCCGTGGCCGACCTCGACGCCCTCGAGGATCTGCAGCACGGTCGGGCCGGCGTACCAGCCCATGTTCTGGCTCTGCTCGACGACGTTGTCACCCTTGAGCGCGGAGATCGGCACGGCGTGCGGTTCGGCGACGCCGAGTTCCTTGGCCTTGGCGGTGAACTTCTCCTCGATGCCGCGGAAGACGTCTTCGGAGTAGTCGACGAGGTCGATCTTGTTGACGCCGAGCACGACCGTCTTCACGCCCAGCAGGGAGGCGATGGTCAGGTGCCGGATCGTCTGCTCGACGACGCCGTGGCGGGCGTCGACGAGCAGGACGACGACCTGGGAGGTCGA from Corynebacterium maris DSM 45190 includes these protein-coding regions:
- a CDS encoding AI-2E family transporter yields the protein MESHNKRESDDFADKVPGLVDNQETAVESAQAPRANPGVPSTESAKELYDRSAILARDGKVIAGWGLRFIVVVIAAFIAFRLLSYIWVGLLPVILALIIATLLWPPTRKLRNLGVPAALASLLSIVIFLALIIGVFAAMAPTVRSQGGQIVDQLVDGVNSIIDWLQGPPLNLDTGSINLDQVVNDAVTFLQEQSQNIISGVTSGISIATTVVATMFIMAVVTFFMLKDGDRFLPMVRRYTGSNAGWHLSEVLTRSWNTLSGFIRTQALVSFVDAFFIGIGLIILQVPLALVLAVITFFAGFIPIVGAFTAGALAVIIALVTNGFTNALLVLALIIVVQQVEGNVLQPVLQSKAMNLHAAIVLLSVTVGSALFGILGAFLAVPIAAVVAVWIRYHSEMVALRAGEITIDDVEIATSRGQSMSSREAFIAVRDHLKNIGARKPSGSGSTAASKSGDYDLAESASEHDLMDDVTEGAVAGDESKGSTPSSERE
- a CDS encoding YihY/virulence factor BrkB family protein → MPDQDYVDETLEAADAPPPESDEKPDGPAKLTGASWKYALKRAVKEFSSDGVTDLASMLTYYTVLSLAPALLAVFSIISLVLRNNADTVTSMLDQWAQEYVPADYQDLVLDLIGTLTGSATGGVIALIIGIATALWSASAYVKAFSRSSNIIYARGEGRGLVMQTATMLLTTLAMLLGLVLILVALALNEALVSALLGPIAEPLGLGGALTFMTETFLPVWAWVKWPVILALLIVLVAVLYHYTPNVRPPKFTWLSLGSVVAILGIVIAGVALYIYFRFFGGYSSYGAVGGVMALLLTLWVFNIVLLLGVEVDAEVERARELQADLPAEDNIQLPPRAVKKAKKQKKSDEKLEQEARELREAHGGGDDADRRDGGDRGGSTPSSQVEN
- a CDS encoding phage holin family protein produces the protein MSSTPHDNPLGRPDPRLEGAGAHAASDDLPMTEPEVRARTESLGEMFSSFADHFSTLMRQELALAKAEATDTAKKAGTGAGMFAGAGVAAFFLLMFLSLALMWALGSVIHLGWAALIVAGVWAIALAVLAVIGKNRFNEMKGLPQTQDTMQDIPPTVNPSKETP
- a CDS encoding DUF3618 domain-containing protein — its product is MSNPNPNEIRRDIDQTRAELGRDVDALAEKMDPNKVVDRQTEKVRNKWTDIKESVMGSADDHDGPGAIQQAGDKASQMADQAPETIKRRTRGNPLAAGLIALGAGWLIGSLIPASRAEQDAASTVKDKAQPAMEEAKSAAQEMGENLKPQAQEAADSLKGSAQDSMDRVKGEGQDRAQDLQEDSQQAAQRVRDTAQDS
- a CDS encoding nucleosidase, translating into MTASEILFVSATTEEAAHLPPGSDVLVTGVGTINATIALSRRLADGLPGRLINVGTAGALIDGHAGVYEITSALQHDFSDDMISIMTGRPYPNLVEIPAVTDLPKATLATGDAFISDSETRTRLAGRAELVDMEGYAVARVGAAYGVPVTLLKQVSDSADEAASLTWFDAVDRGARELARAVAVVRSWN
- a CDS encoding sulfite exporter TauE/SafE family protein; the protein is MTTLILIALAGFAAQLVDGGLGMGFGVTSTTMLITLAALTPAMASAVVHTAEVGTTLVSGLSHWRFGNVDWKVVLKIGVPGAVGSFTGATVLSHISSEAARPVMALILAAIGANLVWRFSRGRTRRTLNTRPHSTGFLGGLGVFGGFIDASGGGGWGPVTTSTLLSMGRSEPRRIIGTVNTAEFLVSLAATLGFVIGLWDDLVANMAAVVALLIGGCVGAPIAAWLVTRINAVFLGGIVGTFLVAINLPTVLAALGAAGGVQAAVVAAVLAVGLSLAVVGVRRARRNPQPDPQEDQQQEPQGETAPTTREANVGG
- a CDS encoding sirohydrochlorin chelatase: MAPPLIVLSHGSRHPHAHAGVAKLAAATLPLLQPQTRSAAIAHLEFHRLTLDFVVSTLGDDREAVVVPLLFTRGYHTTEDVPAEIGEAERDHGVKLILADGLGSGPDLADILAERARADAPADARLVLYPVGSSRKQSQDDVDALAALVAERLDRPVDVVPATNATRTLTDVEAEHGPIHVLPLFVTHGLLLDKAASSLSADSSISAPLFPDLAPLVAARYAAALR
- a CDS encoding sulfate adenylyltransferase subunit 1, which gives rise to MSSSAPVIESASDVIADRETLRLCTAGSVDDGKSTFVGRLLHDTKSVLADTLASVEQSSADRGFDGLDLSLLVDGLRAEREQGITIDVAYRYFATDERAFILADTPGHVQYTRNTVTGMSTSQVVVLLVDARHGVVEQTIRHLTIASLLGVKTVVLGVNKIDLVDYSEDVFRGIEEKFTAKAKELGVAEPHAVPISALKGDNVVEQSQNMGWYAGPTVLQILEGVEVGHGRADEHDFRLPIQYVIREHATDYRGYAGRIEAGSVSVGDEITLPYGRTTTVTHIDTADGLAAAQTAAAGESVTLRLADDIDLIRGDLITGPQRPEPVRSFAATVVGLTEQDVRAGQTVKIRYGTSLIRGRIASVDRVLDIDDAAGDKESPGSLGLNDIAHVTVEVASELLVEDYAARGAVGNFLVIDKSSGTTLAAGFVGTRLR